The following DNA comes from Candidatus Kaelpia aquatica.
TTAGATTTTTCTTATCCACAGACAAGAACCTATTTAGATATTTTAATTCATACTTATAATCTGATGTTAAGCTCTCACTTCTTGATAAACTCTGTGCAATATCAATAGGAGTCTCCTGCTCTTTTAAGAACTCAAACGAGACTTTCTTTTTAAGGCGCTGAATCCTCTTCTCGTCAAAACCACCTTTTTTTATCTCAGAAAGAAACTCTTTAAACTCTTTCTTGAACTCCTCAATATTCTTATCTTCAAGAACCGCAAAGAACCCAAATAAACCTTGAGAGTAAGGCGTATAGCTAACTGCATCCATTGAATAGCATATTCCTTTTTCTAAGAAACGCTTGTAAATAGGGGCATCTTTACCCCAGCTTAGATACTCAGACAAGAAATCCAGCTCCTCAAGATCCGAATGAAACATGGAGACACCGGGAAAGGATATAAAGATATAACTGACCTTACCTGGGTAATGCTCCGTATATTCTAAAGGATGGCTTCTCTCCTCATCAGGGAAAGACTCTTTTCTAACACAGCCAGACCTAAGCCCGGATATTAAACCCTCTAAGTGCTTATCAACCTCTTTATAATCTAAATCGCCTGCAATAGATATAACGGCATTATTAGGGACATAATTTTTGCTGTGAAACTTTATTAAATCATCTAGGGTGACTTTTTTTATAAGTTGGGTCTCACCTATTATCGGATAACCATAAGGATGGTCTCTGTAGGATTTCTTAAAAGCAATCTTAGAGAGTCGGGATGCTGGGTTATCGTCTCTAAACTTAGCCTCTTTTAAGACAACCTCTTTCTCTCTAGAGAAAACCTCCTCAGTTATCTCAGGGCTGAATATAGCAGGAATAAAGATCTCAAGAGTCTTATTTAGATTCTTCTTAGGTACTTCAAAATAATATAGCGTATGATCAAATGTAGTATAGGCATTAGATGATGCCCCATACGCTCTCATCTTATCCTCTAAATCTTTCCTGCCTTCAAAGACAAGATGCTCTGTGATATGAGCTAATCCTGAGCCTAAGAACTCAGCCTCATCAGAACTTCCAGTAGCAAAACATATCGATACCGCAACTATATCAGATGGAAAATTCTTATAGAGAAACTTGAGGCCGTTGTCATACTCTTTTGAGCTAACGCTGCTATAAAAGCTGTCCATATTCTTCATAACCCACTCCTTGAAGTGATTTAGATTATCTTTAAACAACGGAATAGCAAAAAGAAAAAACAGAAGAGATAAAAACTTTATATATTTTCTGTAGATTCCGGTAAACACTTAAAGTATAAGAAAAGAGTCTATTTGCTCTTGCGCTTTTTCTTCACCATCTTTCTGCGCTTGATCTCAGAAGGCTTCTCGTAATGCCTAATAGCTCTTAAGACTTTCATTAGGCCTTCTTGCTCAACCTTTCTTTTAAAACGCCGTAATGCCTGATCCAGACTTTCGTTAGATCTAACTTCTACTTTTGCCACTAATTATCACATCCTTTTCGTTGAATTTTCTAAATTATAATTATTGCGTCAGGAAAAGTCAAGATGAAAGGCTTGATATAAAGGGTTTTAAGTTTTTAAAATTAAGCGGGGTATCAAAATGAAATTACTATAATATTGAAATCTATAGAGATTTAATCACAAAATATCATTTTTACTTCTAAGTCAAAGATTGCTCTATATTCTGCAAGTCTTGAAGAATAAGGTCTAACACCCCTATCACATTCTCTACTGACCATGAAGGAACCCCTGTCACATCATCTACTGACAATGGGGCAATCGAACCATTTAAAACAGCTCCTTTTATCATTAGAGATGCTTGCTCCTGAAGCTCTTCAAAATCACCTGCAATAGAGTTCAATGTTTTATCAAATTCCATATCATTAATGGCTTGGGTAATCACAGTCATTACCTCTCTTGTCTTCTTTAAATTAGCATTCATAATATAGTCAATTGTCCAGTCTGTAAATCCCATGCTTATAGTCGTTAAAAAATCCTCTAGCGACAATTCCACTATGTTTATAATCTCTTCTTCTGTAAATTCACCGTGTAAGCTTAAAAAATATCCCTGACCATCAGCTATGGTTATATTAAACACACCATCTAGCTGCTCATCACTCAACAAGCCTAAAGTAGCAAGGTACGCTCGGGCTACATCTTCTCCTCCAGCATCAAGCTCTGACTTATAAGCACTGATCTGATCTTCGCTTAATCCATAACTTGACAACTTACTTCCCCTATTTTGTAGAATTTGCAATCTATTGTCTGCAAGATATGTCTCATCTATAGCCCTATATTCTTCTGCATGCTCATTTGAAATTTTTCCTGCTTCTTCAGTCCAATCCATAACTGTATCAATTGCCGCAAATGCATATCGCTGCAATTCTCCTCTTACTTCATCCACTGTTGGAGGAATAGCACCAGGATGGGTTCCAGGATCTGAAAGGCCACCCGTACTATCCGTACTAGGTCGATTGTCGCTCGGGTTAGCTTGGGCGGCAGAATCGGTAGCAAGCAGATTTCCTTCTACATCGTAGTAATTTCTATCAATTAGGTCACCACTTGCAGGATCAAAAAATAGGTCTACGGAAGCAACGGTATCACCCGCCTTAGTTGCCGTAATATTATTCCATTCACCATCAAACCATCTTAATCCTATTCTAGACTCTAGCCTCCATGTTTGCTCTCCACTTACCTGTGTAACAAGAACATCTTTTTGAGTTTCTATAGTGGCAACCTCCAAACCATCAGCATCATCTGTCACATCAAAAAATTGCCCCTCTCTTG
Coding sequences within:
- the rpsU gene encoding 30S ribosomal protein S21 produces the protein MAKVEVRSNESLDQALRRFKRKVEQEGLMKVLRAIRHYEKPSEIKRRKMVKKKRKSK